The following DNA comes from Candidatus Neomarinimicrobiota bacterium.
AGACTAACGTCTTTCCCTGCAGATAATCTGAAACTAAAGAACCGTGGAAGGCTTAAGGCGGGATATTACGCTGATGTGGTTGTTTTTGATCCTGAAACCATCCAGGATCACGCCACATTCCGCGAGCCGAACCAATACTCAACTGGCGTAGACCATGTCTTTGTGAATGGGGACCATGTATTAAAAGAAGGTGAGCATACTGGGGCAACTCCTGGCCGCTTCCTGAAAGGTCCAGGATACAGGGAAAATCCCTAAAGGAGGAAAAATGAAAAAATTTACTCTTTCATTTCTATTGCTGTGGAGCTGTACTCCGGGACCTGGCCCTTCTGTTCCAGGAACTCCCGTTTACGACTACGTCATACGAAACGGCACCATTTATGATGGTTCCGGATCGGAAGGGTATGTAGCGGACGTGGCCATTTCCGGTGACCGTGTCGCCAAGATCGGGCTCAACCTGCCCGGGAAGGGAAAAAAAGAAGTGGATGCCTCGGGTATGGCTGTTACTCCTGGTTATATCAACATGCTTAGCTGGGCTACAGAATCGCTTCTCATCGATGGGCGGTCACAAAGTGACATCCGCCAGGGGGTGACCCTGGAGGTGTTTGGCGAAGGCGGTTCGGGAGGACCTCTAAGCGAAATAATGAAGGCAGAGTACGACACGCCACCAGAGTGGACTACTCTGGGGGAATACCTTGAATTCCTGGAGACAAAGGGTGTTTCTCCCAACGTGGCTTCTTTCATTGGCGCCACTACACTGCGCATTCACCAGGTGGGCTATGAAGATAGGGCACCTACCGATGAAGAGATGGAGAATATGAGGGTTTTGGTCAAGGAGGGGATGGAAGAAGGAGCCATGGGTATCGGTTCATCCCTTATTTATGCACCTGCTTTTTATTCCTCAACAAAAGAACTAATCGAACTTTGCAAAGTGGCTTCCGATTACGGCGGCATGTATATCTCCCACATGCGGAGTGAGAGTAACCGCCTGCTACAGGCGCTGGATGAGCTGATACTAATCGCTGATGAGGCGAATATCCCGGCTGAGGTATACCACCTGAAAGCCGGCGGGAAACAGAACCACTACAAGATGGACTTGGCCATTGCAAAAATGGATTCGGCTCGCGCCGCGGGACTTTACATCACCGCCGATATGTACACATACACCGCTGGTGCCACGGGACTGAATGCCTCCATGCCGCCGTGGGTTCAAGAGGGGGGATATGATAAATGGGCAGAGCGTCTTAAGGATCCTGAGATACGTACCCGGGTGAAAGCGGAGATGCAAGAAGACACAGACGACTGGGAAAATCTCGGCCTCCTAGCCGGTTATGATAAAGTTCTTTTGAGCGGTTTCCGGAACTCCGATCTACGTCAGTACATCGGCATGACGCTGTCGCAAGTGGCCGAGATGCGCGGCACCCCACCGGAAGAGACAGCTATGGATCTGGTATTGGAGGACGGAAGCCGGGTGGGTGTGGTCTATTTCCTCATGTCAGAGGAGAATGTGAGAAAGCAGATCCGGGTCCCGTACGTTAGTTTTGATTCGGATGCCGGATCAATTGCACCGGAGGGTGATTTCCTC
Coding sequences within:
- a CDS encoding D-aminoacylase, with protein sequence MKKFTLSFLLLWSCTPGPGPSVPGTPVYDYVIRNGTIYDGSGSEGYVADVAISGDRVAKIGLNLPGKGKKEVDASGMAVTPGYINMLSWATESLLIDGRSQSDIRQGVTLEVFGEGGSGGPLSEIMKAEYDTPPEWTTLGEYLEFLETKGVSPNVASFIGATTLRIHQVGYEDRAPTDEEMENMRVLVKEGMEEGAMGIGSSLIYAPAFYSSTKELIELCKVASDYGGMYISHMRSESNRLLQALDELILIADEANIPAEVYHLKAGGKQNHYKMDLAIAKMDSARAAGLYITADMYTYTAGATGLNASMPPWVQEGGYDKWAERLKDPEIRTRVKAEMQEDTDDWENLGLLAGYDKVLLSGFRNSDLRQYIGMTLSQVAEMRGTPPEETAMDLVLEDGSRVGVVYFLMSEENVRKQIRVPYVSFDSDAGSIAPEGDFLKYNPHPRAYGNFARLLGKYVRDEKVIPLNEAVYRLSGLPASNLKIRDRGLLKEGYYADVVVFDPATIQDHATFEEPHQYSTGVYHVFVNGEQVLKDGEHTGATPGRVVRGPGWTGWKN